One window from the genome of Myxocyprinus asiaticus isolate MX2 ecotype Aquarium Trade chromosome 30, UBuf_Myxa_2, whole genome shotgun sequence encodes:
- the LOC127421652 gene encoding uncharacterized protein LOC127421652 yields the protein MTYLLTTPCEFSHERTSSSRAGAPATAGILGLLDSRSHSRGRTTVCRDVLGSLRPVDVQLENVTGDIERLGVFCVKDSDAPCGQPPSFPNSHLQGKTGLDLGDELLYACNPGYKLPNTETAFSLLCDSCGEWYGLVQHCVKDDPEGHIDYDDKFTDGHLLQNPGEVHHVSLIPGGAETTDDEEEQSTPEPEHEQTAMSEEEENEDDSTVSVTEPPVSQLSQKHMFWFPSEAFQDEKEPPVITTDSSVKSPIEDQNHSQLKPDIITEEHDPNPDPDYDYATDPPTNLPVSPSVGSTEDSWLDGYPVHQGEDKTGGESTGEAGPEHGLDTESVTDPSEVEMFEDATKSPVEEDIGGLIDHSEEEDIEGVVNNHKDTKYKDKIHRKGEEDELSRGTTRLEQEESVGVKEDPVVTHYGEATEKDEMGKETSIPEVTESEGEIDGSEELGFDSVTESPNAVEMEPTTFVSVTQMTTSADDIDLHKQPMMYTPASAPENVSTSQEGLEPEYTTTPSGMVFLDVTPGFTDDLITKATPIIEVSWETSDSGHILELDPDHDTTEIPENSEIERGGDHSLDQQERAGEGNCAEGLCHVSGRGPMIAAIIVGVVAALVGVVLGVWCYKKRLQKSSHYQLNGTNSQTQCIELQQTV from the exons GACCACAGTGTGCAGAGATGTCTTGGGGAGTTTGAGGCCAGTCGACGTGCAGCTGGAGAATGTAACTGGGGACATTGAGAGGCTGGGCGTGTTCTGTGTGAAAGATAGCG ATGCTCCATGTGGACAGCCACCTTCATTCCCAAATTCACATCTGCAGGGGAAAACTGGACTAGACCTGGGGGATGAACTCCTGTATGCCTGTAACCCTGGATACAAACTCCCCAATACAGAGACAGCCTTCAGCCTGCTTTGTGATAGCTGTGGAGAATGGTATGGCCTGGTACAGCATTGTGTCAAAG ATGATCCTGAAGGCCACATCGACTATGACGATAAGTTCACAGATGGCCATCTCCTTCAGAATCCAGGGGAAGTGCATCATGTTTCTTTGATTCCAGGAGGAGCAGAGACCACAGATGATGAAGAAGAGCAATCCACTCCTGAACCAGAGCATGAGCAGACAGCCATGTCAGAGGAGGAAGAGAATGAAGATGATTCTACAGTATCAGTGACTGAACCTCCAGTGTCTCAACTCAGTCAGAAGCATATGTTCTGGTTCCCCTCAGAGGCCTTTCAGGATGAGAAAGAGCCTCCAGTTATCACCAcagattcttctgttaaaagccCTATAGAAGACCAGAATCACAGCCAATTGAAGCCTGACATCATCACAGAAGAACATGACCCTAACCCTGACCCTGATTATGACTATGCGACAGATCCTCCCACTAATTTGCCTGTCAGTCCCAGTGTTGGCAGCACGGAAGACTCCTGGCTTGATGGATATCCTGTTCACCAGGGGGAAGATAAAACTGGCGGTGAGTCAACGGGGGAGGCAGGACCAGAACATGGACTGGATACAGAGAGCGTGACTGACCCTTCAGAAGTGGAGATGTTTGAGGATGCAACCAAAAGCCCAGTGGAAGAGGATATTGGGGGTTTGATTGACCACTCGGAGGAGGAAGACATTGAAGGAGTTGTCAACAATCACAAGGACACAAAGTATAAAGACAAGATCCACAGGAAAGGAGAGGAAGATGAGCTTAGCAGAGGGACAACCAGACTTGAACAGGAGGAATCCGTTGGAGTAAAAGAGGATCCAGTGGTAACACATTATGGAGAAGCCACGGAGAAGGATGAAATGGGGAAAGAGACATCCATACCAGAGGTAACGGAGTCTGAAGGAGAGATTGATGGATCTGAAGAGTTGGGATTTGACAGTGTTACTGAAAGCCCAAATGCTGTGGAGATGGAACCCACAACTTTTGTCAGTGTTACTCAGATGACAACAAGTGCAGACGATATTGATCTACACAAGCAACCCATGATGTACACACCAGCGTCCGCTCCGGAGAATGTGAGCACCAGCCAAGAGGGTTTAGAACCTGAATACACAACCACACCTTCGGGGATGGTATTTCTCGATGTTACACCTGGTTTCACTGATGATCTCATCACCAAGGCCACACCCATTATTGAGGTTTCTTGGGAAACCAGTGACAGTGGCCACATTCTGGAGCTTGACCCTGACCATGACACGACAGAAATCCCTGAAAATAGTGAGATAGAAAGAGGTGGAGATCACAGCCTGGACCAACAAGAGCGGGCTGGGGAGGGTAATTGTGCAGAAGGCCTCTGCCATGTATCTGGTCGTGGACCGATGATTGCCGCCATTATCGTTGGCGTAGTAGCAGCATTAGTAGGCGTGGTCTTGGGAGTGTGGTGTTACAAAAAGAGGCTACAAAAGAGCTCCCACTACCAACTCAATGGAACTAACAGTCAAACACAGTGCATTGAATTACAACAGACTGTGTGA
- the LOC127421336 gene encoding cartilage-associated protein-like: protein MASSSHCLKLAFLLFCFSFCVLAQYEKYNFRSFPRHELMPLDSAYRHALDQYNEEKWPETVEFLEVSLRLYRLLRDSEAFCNLNCSTVRLDDETRFAEFPELHAFGNVMKRAQCLRRCKQGLPAFKQTMPSRETIEEFEKREPYKYLQFAYFKSDKLAKAVSAAHTFLLKHPDDEMMQRNMNYYKSLPGSEEHMKDLETKSYEMLFIRAVRAYNGDNFRTSVSDMELALRDFFKVFDECIAASEGSRQIKEFKDFYPSIADHYTEVLERKVRCETELTPVVGGFVVEKFVATMYHYLQFAYYKLNDLKNAVPCVASYMLFDPNDEVMKNNVEYYHYHRDKFGLTDEDFLPRVEAVRYHNQTTLQLQLLEFAKQKLLQDDEGEVLEFLDEFLDAE, encoded by the exons ATGGCCTCCTCATCGCACTGCTTGAAGCTCGCGTTTCTTTTATTCTGCTTTTCTTTTTGCGTTCTTGCACAGTATGAGAAATACAATTTTCGCAGTTTCCCGCGGCACGAGCTGATGCCCCTCGACTCGGCGTATCGCCACGCATTGGACCAGTACAACGAGGAAAAGTGGCCCGAGACTGTGGAGTTTCTGGAGGTGAGTCTCCGGCTGTACCGGCTGCTCAGAGACAGCGAGGCCTTCTGCAACCTCAACTGCAGCACGGTACGCCTCGACGACGAGACGCGCTTCGCAGAGTTCCCCGAGCTGCACGCCTTCGGTAATGTGATGAAGCGGGCGCAGTGTCTGAGGCGATGTAAACAGGGGTTACCAGCCTTCAAACAGACGATGCCCAGCCGTGAAACTATCGAAGAGTTTGAGAAACGGGAACCCTACAAGTATCTGCAGTTTGCCTACTTTAAA AGTGATAAATTGGCCAAGGCTGTATCTGCTGCACACACTTTCCTCTTGAAGCATCCAGATGATGAGATGATGCAGAGGAACATGAACTATTACAAGAGCTTACCTGGGTCTGAGGAACATATGAAAGACCTGGAGACCAAGTCATATGAG ATGCTGTTCATTCGGGCCGTCCGGGCGTACAATGGCGATAACTTCAGAACATCAGTGTCAGATATGGAGCTGGCACTGAGAGATTTTTTCAAGGTGTTTGACGAGTGCATCGCAGCTTCAGAGGGGTCCAGACAGATCAAAGAGTTCAAAGACTTTTATCCTTCCATTGCAG ATCATTACACTGAGGTTCTGGAGAGAAAGGTTCGCTGTGAGACTGAACTGACGCCAGTTGTTGGTGGATTTGTTGTTGAGAAATTTGTGGCAACCATGTATCACTATCTCCAGTTTGCCTATTACAAAT TGAATGATTTAAAGAATGCTGTACCATGTGTGGCCAGCTACATGCTCTTTGATCCCAATGATGAGGTGATGAAGAATAATGTGGAGTATTATCATTACCATAGAGATAAATTTGGTCTCACCGATGAGGACTTCTTGCCTAGAGTG GAGGCAGTTCGGTACCACAATCAGACAACATTACAGCTGCAGCTTCTGGAATTTGCCAAACAGAAGCTCCTGCAGGATGATGAG gGTGAAGTTTTAGAGTTTCTTGATGAATTCCTTGATGCTGAGTAA